The genome window CGGTTGATTCCCTGACCTGTGAAGATGCAAGAGTAAGACCCGCTTCCTCCACCGCTTCGCGGAATCCGCGTACACGCTCCTTACTGCTGCTGACCTTGAGCGGTTCGGACACCACCGCAAGGCGGGTATGTCCCAACTGAAGCAGATGCTGTGCAGCCAGTGAGCCACCGAGTCTGTCATCGATCGCAACCGTGTGCACCGACAGTGATGGCAGTTGACGAGCGATCAAGGCAACGGGTATGGATTGCTTGAGAAGCGGTGACAGGATCTCGGCATTATCAATACCTGTTCCGATCATCATGCCATCAACCCTTTTTTGCTGAAGCAGGTTCAGATAGCGCTCTACCCGCTCGTCCTTATTGTCCGTGCTGCAGATCACCACGCTGTACCCCAACTGGCGGCTACGGTCCTCTACCGCTCTGGCCAGCTCGGCAAAATACGGATTGGATATATCGGGCACAAGCAGACCGAGCGTATACGTTTGCTTGCCTGTAAGTGCCGCCGCAATCGCGCTGGGTTGATAGTTAAGACGTTCCATAATCTCCATAACCTCAGCGCGCCGCTTTTCACTGATCTTCCCTTTGCCGTTAATGACCTGGGAGACCGTGGCAATGGACACGCCCGCCTCACGTGCAATATCATAAATAGTTGCTTTCATTGTAAATTCCCCATCTGTGCTATATACAAGAACCTTATATATAGGTAATCGTTTTCTTCTCATTATGCAGGGGGAAGTCTGCATACGCAACTCGAAGCACTCTAGAAGATGCTGAGAGACCGAGTTACCTTTTCATCAGCCAATCATGGTCAGGGTCATTCTGAAATTTCCAGGTTCGAGTTGGACCCGCCATCACATTAAGGTAATACACCCCATATCCCGGTGGAGCACCTACTGGATGGTATCCGCAAGGGACAAGCACCACTTCACCATTGTTCACTGCCAGTGTCTCATCCACAGATCGATCGTCCGTGTAAATACGCTGAATGGCAAACCCCTGCTCTGGCTGCACTCGGAAGTAATAGGTCTCCTCCAGTAAAGATTCCTCAGGCAGGGCATCCCGGTCATGTTTATGCGGCGGATAACTCGACCAATGTCCATCAGGCGTGAACACTTCAACGACGAGCAGACTGTCCGCCTCCTTCTTTTCCGGTAAAATGTTATGAATTTGACGTTCCAGATTGCCGTATCCGCGAGTCTCTACTCCAACGTCTTCCGGTGTGATGAGACGAGCCGGATATGTCCCTTTTCCGGGTGCCGCACATATGGCTATTTCCAAAGTGGAAAGAGCCGTGATCTCCACCTGATCGGAGCTAGAGACATAGACGGAGAAAGGGGGCGTTTTCTCAAATATGCTCATTCTCTTCCCAACGTTTTCCCACGCAT of Paenibacillus pabuli contains these proteins:
- a CDS encoding LacI family DNA-binding transcriptional regulator; this translates as MKATIYDIAREAGVSIATVSQVINGKGKISEKRRAEVMEIMERLNYQPSAIAAALTGKQTYTLGLLVPDISNPYFAELARAVEDRSRQLGYSVVICSTDNKDERVERYLNLLQQKRVDGMMIGTGIDNAEILSPLLKQSIPVALIARQLPSLSVHTVAIDDRLGGSLAAQHLLQLGHTRLAVVSEPLKVSSSKERVRGFREAVEEAGLTLASSQVRESTADLRSAKQEVLVLLRETNRPTGIFCCNDMQAIGALQAAKELGLRVPEDVSIIGFDNTILASVTNPPLTTVAQPIEDLGRRAVDLLIDELKDERKPPQKMVLKPELVIRESTGDAPNES
- the iolB gene encoding 5-deoxy-glucuronate isomerase, coding for MSERIVKPAVDSEGDGTLINVTPESAGWQYVGFQVVLLAEGQSFTRESGDQELCIVLLSGLANVSTREHAWENVGKRMSIFEKTPPFSVYVSSSDQVEITALSTLEIAICAAPGKGTYPARLITPEDVGVETRGYGNLERQIHNILPEKKEADSLLVVEVFTPDGHWSSYPPHKHDRDALPEESLLEETYYFRVQPEQGFAIQRIYTDDRSVDETLAVNNGEVVLVPCGYHPVGAPPGYGVYYLNVMAGPTRTWKFQNDPDHDWLMKR